From Mustelus asterias chromosome 5, sMusAst1.hap1.1, whole genome shotgun sequence, a single genomic window includes:
- the LOC144494044 gene encoding histone H4, with amino-acid sequence MSGRGKGGKGLGKGGAKRHRKVLRDNIQGITKPAIRRLARRGGVKRISGLIYEETRGVLKVFLENVIRDAVTYTEHAKRKTVTAMDVVYALKRQGRTLYGFGG; translated from the coding sequence ATGTCTGGCAGAGGAAAAGGAGGCAAAGGACTGGGGAAAGGCGGAGCAAAGCGGCACCGCAAAGTGCTTCGTGATAACATCCAGGGCATCACCAAGCCAGCCATCCGCCGCCTGGCTCGCCGTGGCGGGGTCAAGCGGATCTCGGGCTTGATCTACGAGGAGACCCGCGGGGTGCTGAAGGTTTTCCTGGAGAATGTGATCAGGGATGCGGTCACCTACACCGAGCACGCCAAGCGCAAGACGGTCACCgccatggatgtggtgtacgCTCTGAAACGCCAGGGCCGCACTCTCTATGGATTCGGCGGCTGA
- the LOC144494045 gene encoding histone H3 codes for MARTKQTARKSTGGKAPRKQLATKAARKSAPATGGVKKPHRYRPGTVALREIRRYQKSTELLIRKLPFQRLVREIAQDFKTDLRFQSSAVMALQEASEAYLVGLFEDTNLCAIHAKRVTIMPKDIQLARRIRGERA; via the coding sequence ATGGCCAGAACCAAGCAGACAGCGCGCAAGTCCACCGGAGGGAAAGCTCCCCGCAAGCAGCTGGCTACCAAAGCTGCCCGCAAGAGCGCTCCAGCCACGGGCGGAGTGAAGAAGCCTCACCGCTACCGGCCCGGCACTGTGGCTCTGCGGGAGATCCGCCGCTACCAGAAATCCACCGAGCTGCTGATCCGCAAGCTGCCCTTCCAGCGCCTGGTGCGGGAGATCGCTCAGGACTTCAAGACCGATCTGCGCTTCCAGAGCTCGGCCGTCATGGCCCTGCAGGAGGCCAGCGAGGCTTACCTGGTGGGGCTCTTTGAGGACACCAACCTGTGCGCCATCCACGCCAAGCGAGTCACCATCATGCCCAAAGACATCCAGCTGGCCCGCCGCATCCGCGGGGAGCGCGCCTAA